One segment of Phycisphaerales bacterium DNA contains the following:
- a CDS encoding S8 family serine peptidase: MLRMVCLSALMTGLVVAGSVADSGIDQHRTSVGQLAANSVATNRNEKSSDNQKIGDQADQQQRGNTNYQLDLGGQSFDPLMMAPRPPVGWEMPQHKGGDLRLVQFHGPIQQAWLDGLQDAGLEVVQYIHPYTYIVWGKAGQLEAAKANETVRWAGQFTPDFRCLKRDLPEDLVDVSIIFYRGADTKQAVRDLHALGLVKAGRVVLNDRFEIASYKMPGTLFQQAARVPGVYSLQVKPKDGGLRGEINNQIAAGNVDGSNFAFPGYLDWLDTIGFDGEGVIMANVDSGVDQNHPDLAGRFLSCVGDTCGGSACGDHGTHTAGAMGGTGASGTNAGGFLRSLGMAPGADMIEQVYSPTFTQTGGMFKLIKESNDNDAVLSSNSWGPSGSPQGYDSDTMQVDQGALDADPNASGNQAFLYVLAFMNGNGGTSSQGSPDEAKNIFTIGSTKVLQGGSQTPNINDLSSNTAHGPALDGRQLPHMVTGGCSTDGPTCSGGYSNGYCGTSMACPNAAGACALFFQYYRSLGLDNAVPSPAMVKAAICAVAHDLDGNDDADGNTLDHRPDNKQGYGRLNVPAALLQPADSVRYYDEPVVFDNSGESWEVTVTPLDPNQPMRIMLAWSDAVGHGLGGSTPAWNNDLDLVVVAGSSTYRGNQIGGSGWSTPSSSSDSINNMEGVYLGPNAPASATIRVDATNINSDAILNSGDTTDQSFALACYNCAAEPGFSIAVAPSSSSICGADTSEVVLSVEVGSVLGFSDPVALAVTGVPSGASASFSDNPATPGSTLSLTISGLNSVASGSYSLSVDGVSNAIVKSASASLQVEASIPSAVALLSPSDGESSVSVAPSLTWSAEASASNYDVQVSGNSSFSTLLFSATVEETEATVLPALESSTRYFWRVRGSNACGTGSWSTVNDFHTAELPAVLVVDDDDNDPDVQSYYTNALDAMGASYDKWDTGNTDNEPSASELAGYDLVIWFTGAEFGGFAGPDAASESELMSYLDSGGCLFISSQDYMWDRGGDTSNPSPTTLMSDYLGVSTATNDVSQSSVTGANLFDDAGTMTLDFPFSNWSDVVDPSGSAALGFSGSAGNAATYISNETFTGAYLGFPLEALDDVQDRINVLQVMFDLCENGAEPCPADFDLDGQVNIGDFSLFLVAFGGSDPMFDLDGDGQVGLGDFSEFLVSFGIACP; this comes from the coding sequence ATGTTAAGAATGGTGTGTTTATCGGCCCTCATGACGGGTTTAGTCGTGGCGGGATCAGTTGCTGATTCAGGTATCGATCAGCATCGGACCTCAGTCGGACAGTTGGCCGCCAATTCGGTTGCCACAAACAGGAACGAAAAGAGTTCCGATAATCAAAAGATCGGTGATCAAGCCGATCAGCAACAACGGGGAAATACCAATTATCAGCTCGATCTTGGTGGTCAGTCATTTGATCCCCTGATGATGGCCCCGCGCCCTCCCGTTGGATGGGAAATGCCTCAACATAAGGGTGGCGACCTGCGTCTTGTGCAGTTCCATGGCCCGATTCAACAGGCTTGGCTTGATGGTCTTCAAGACGCCGGTCTCGAGGTTGTGCAGTACATTCATCCGTACACCTACATTGTTTGGGGTAAAGCTGGACAATTAGAAGCAGCAAAAGCAAACGAAACCGTTCGATGGGCTGGTCAATTTACCCCCGACTTTAGATGCCTCAAGCGAGACCTTCCTGAAGATCTCGTTGATGTTTCAATCATCTTTTATCGTGGTGCAGATACCAAGCAAGCAGTCCGCGATCTACATGCACTTGGGCTGGTCAAAGCGGGACGCGTTGTACTCAACGACCGATTTGAAATAGCCAGCTACAAAATGCCTGGAACGCTCTTTCAACAAGCCGCGCGTGTGCCCGGTGTATACAGCCTGCAAGTGAAACCTAAAGATGGTGGGCTGCGAGGCGAGATCAATAACCAAATTGCTGCTGGCAACGTTGATGGCTCGAATTTTGCGTTTCCAGGCTATCTGGATTGGCTAGACACCATTGGCTTTGACGGTGAAGGCGTCATTATGGCCAATGTTGATAGTGGTGTGGATCAGAATCATCCAGACCTTGCCGGACGTTTCTTGTCATGTGTCGGTGATACTTGCGGCGGAAGTGCCTGTGGTGATCATGGCACACATACCGCTGGAGCGATGGGTGGTACTGGTGCCTCTGGAACCAATGCTGGTGGTTTCTTGCGATCCTTAGGTATGGCTCCTGGCGCAGACATGATCGAGCAGGTCTATAGCCCAACCTTCACGCAAACTGGTGGCATGTTCAAGCTGATCAAAGAATCAAATGACAATGATGCAGTTCTTTCGAGTAACAGCTGGGGACCTTCGGGCTCTCCACAGGGTTACGACAGTGACACGATGCAGGTGGACCAAGGCGCCTTGGATGCCGATCCGAATGCGTCAGGCAATCAGGCTTTTCTCTATGTGCTTGCATTTATGAACGGTAATGGAGGAACCAGCTCACAAGGTTCACCCGACGAAGCAAAGAATATCTTCACGATCGGTTCAACAAAGGTATTGCAAGGCGGATCACAAACGCCAAACATCAACGACCTTTCTAGTAACACAGCTCACGGACCAGCACTCGATGGCCGCCAGCTTCCACACATGGTCACTGGTGGTTGTTCAACAGATGGCCCAACATGTAGTGGTGGTTACTCCAACGGTTATTGTGGAACAAGCATGGCGTGCCCCAACGCTGCAGGTGCCTGTGCACTCTTCTTTCAGTATTACCGAAGTCTAGGGCTTGATAATGCCGTGCCATCACCAGCAATGGTGAAAGCCGCGATTTGCGCTGTCGCACATGACCTTGACGGGAATGATGATGCTGATGGTAATACGCTAGATCACCGACCAGACAATAAGCAAGGTTATGGCCGGCTTAATGTGCCAGCGGCACTTCTTCAGCCCGCTGATTCTGTTCGCTACTACGATGAGCCCGTGGTCTTTGATAACTCAGGTGAGTCCTGGGAAGTCACTGTGACACCGCTGGATCCAAACCAGCCGATGCGCATTATGCTTGCCTGGTCTGACGCGGTTGGGCACGGTTTAGGTGGTTCAACGCCAGCCTGGAACAATGATCTGGACCTCGTTGTTGTTGCTGGTTCTTCAACTTACCGCGGCAACCAGATTGGCGGTAGCGGTTGGTCCACACCAAGTAGTTCAAGTGACAGTATCAATAATATGGAAGGTGTTTACTTAGGACCAAATGCACCTGCGTCAGCGACGATCCGCGTCGATGCAACAAATATCAACTCCGATGCAATCCTCAATTCAGGTGATACAACCGATCAGAGCTTTGCATTGGCATGTTACAACTGTGCTGCTGAACCCGGCTTCTCCATTGCAGTCGCACCAAGCTCATCAAGTATCTGTGGTGCGGACACGAGCGAAGTTGTCTTGAGTGTTGAGGTTGGTTCAGTGCTTGGGTTCTCTGATCCCGTGGCACTGGCAGTAACCGGTGTTCCATCTGGCGCATCTGCCTCGTTCTCAGACAACCCAGCAACGCCTGGATCAACTTTGAGTCTTACGATTTCTGGACTCAATAGCGTTGCCTCAGGTAGCTACAGCCTCAGCGTCGATGGTGTGAGTAATGCCATCGTGAAATCGGCAAGTGCTTCATTACAAGTGGAAGCCAGTATACCTAGCGCCGTTGCCTTGCTCTCGCCTTCTGATGGGGAGAGTAGCGTGTCTGTGGCTCCAAGTTTGACGTGGAGTGCAGAGGCGAGCGCATCCAACTATGACGTGCAGGTATCAGGAAACAGTAGCTTCTCTACACTCCTATTCTCAGCGACTGTGGAGGAGACTGAGGCCACTGTATTGCCAGCGTTAGAATCGAGTACACGTTATTTCTGGCGCGTCCGCGGTTCCAATGCATGTGGTACGGGCAGCTGGTCTACAGTCAATGATTTCCACACAGCAGAATTACCTGCAGTCCTCGTCGTCGATGATGATGACAACGACCCAGATGTTCAGAGCTATTACACCAATGCCCTTGATGCAATGGGAGCAAGCTATGACAAGTGGGATACCGGAAACACAGACAATGAACCCTCTGCATCAGAGTTAGCAGGGTACGACCTAGTCATCTGGTTTACGGGTGCTGAGTTCGGTGGCTTTGCCGGACCTGACGCTGCGTCAGAGTCTGAGTTGATGTCCTATCTTGATTCAGGCGGCTGTTTGTTCATTAGTTCTCAGGACTACATGTGGGATCGTGGTGGTGATACATCGAATCCTTCTCCAACCACGCTCATGTCTGATTACTTAGGCGTTTCTACTGCAACCAATGATGTCAGCCAAAGCAGCGTGACCGGAGCAAACCTGTTCGATGACGCCGGCACGATGACACTGGATTTCCCCTTCAGCAATTGGAGTGATGTGGTAGATCCAAGCGGTTCTGCAGCACTCGGTTTTTCGGGTAGTGCAGGCAATGCAGCAACGTATATATCCAATGAGACGTTCACTGGTGCATATCTCGGATTCCCATTAGAAGCACTCGATGATGTTCAAGATCGCATCAATGTCTTACAGGTCATGTTTGACCTCTGTGAGAATGGCGCTGAGCCTTGCCCTGCAGACTTTGATTTAGATGGTCAGGTCAACATTGGCGATTTCTCACTGTTCCTTGTTGCCTTTGGCGGCAGCGATCCAATGTTCGATCTGGATGGTGATGGTCAGGTGGGCCTTGGCGATTTCTCTGAGTTCCTCGTGAGTTTTGGAATAGCCTGCCCTTAG
- a CDS encoding plastocyanin/azurin family copper-binding protein encodes MRLSTALRTIASCSVLSLSVNANAQTTHHVDVNQLSFSPSTIVVAPGDSIIWNHVSGNHIITSGTNCISDGLYFDEVISASNSEFTWLVPNDAASDIPYFCEPHCGFGMEGLILIQTPDIATSHLATINGSDVLQIAGATSGAVQGGDATSDQRTVYVWGNDNDENPGYNGTAWPLVTADELGNIGAGVEVTHYVNASGHVIVETCIGPRPIYQFRNDNSAATAAGQGLGNIWWTIDPSTGEVNDGTTSCPTACPGDFDEDLIVGLSDFSLFLVAFGTANESIDMDGSGLVDLGDFSLFLINYGNDCSRRSQIIEIKPTGKQPSKKSSLSSTDR; translated from the coding sequence ATGCGTCTTTCTACAGCACTAAGAACAATCGCCAGCTGCAGTGTTCTTTCACTTTCTGTGAACGCGAACGCCCAGACCACCCATCACGTTGATGTCAATCAACTTTCATTTTCACCGAGCACCATTGTCGTGGCTCCAGGTGATTCGATCATATGGAACCACGTCAGTGGCAATCACATCATTACCTCTGGAACGAACTGCATCTCTGATGGCCTTTATTTTGACGAAGTAATTTCCGCTTCCAATTCTGAATTCACATGGCTTGTTCCAAATGATGCGGCCAGCGATATTCCTTACTTCTGCGAACCACATTGTGGCTTTGGTATGGAAGGCTTAATTTTGATTCAGACACCTGATATCGCAACCAGTCATCTGGCGACTATCAACGGCTCGGATGTTCTTCAAATCGCTGGTGCGACCTCCGGTGCCGTGCAAGGTGGTGATGCCACCAGCGACCAACGCACTGTTTATGTGTGGGGCAATGACAATGACGAAAACCCTGGCTACAACGGCACTGCTTGGCCGCTCGTGACTGCTGATGAGCTAGGCAATATTGGCGCAGGCGTAGAAGTCACCCACTATGTCAATGCCAGTGGCCACGTCATCGTGGAAACATGCATTGGACCGCGCCCCATCTATCAATTCCGCAACGATAACTCAGCAGCAACTGCTGCTGGCCAGGGCCTCGGCAATATTTGGTGGACGATCGATCCAAGTACGGGTGAAGTCAATGACGGGACAACAAGCTGCCCAACAGCGTGTCCAGGTGACTTTGATGAAGACCTCATCGTCGGCCTCAGTGACTTCTCGCTTTTCCTTGTCGCCTTCGGCACAGCCAATGAAAGCATCGATATGGATGGTAGTGGCTTGGTCGATCTGGGAGATTTCAGTCTGTTTCTGATCAACTATGGAAATGACTGCTCCAGACGAAGTCAGATCATTGAAATCAAGCCAACTGGTAAGCAGCCCAGCAAAAAAAGCTCCCTGAGCTCAACAGATCGGTAA
- a CDS encoding choice-of-anchor B family protein yields the protein MRLRPLTLALTLSTVCVISAFVIGHPDDPKAKDKQLRYEGPGYVQGDDIARLGQFDSEKVTLQSWISLTDIQNAGFGTHGAANDCWGYVDGEGREYAIIGLQNGTLFAEVTDPNNPVMIEMISSCSSSWRDIKTYQDHAYMVSECGNGIQIADLSDIGNGNVTLVDTVLEGGTEATHNVALCVETGFLYRCGGSSNGLRIYSLADPSSPVFVAEWNDKYVHDAQIFVMESGPYAGREIAVCSAGFNGGFSSTGISMVDVTDKSNIVVLTHYEYSSPGYSHQGWCSPDKQYYYHGDELDEQNNNHATKTRIVDMSDLTNLSEVGSIQSTNSAIDHNLYCDDTFIYQANYRSGLRIFDASDPLNPTEVAYFDTYPDDDSANFNGMWSNHPFLPSGNVICSDIERGLFILKPELGISVTPNTNVLHLGQSGDTVFTNDPTTYTLSNATSDALAYEVRLDQTNNMMTINGSTRPLSGTLSAGGSLDLQAALSRSAASLGNGTHTATVVFEDITSNLIQTRQHVLEIGTTGFDTAPGTDLVVGGPIGGPFTTTLDYVLTSTRPTPVNVSVQADDSWVTMNGSSSPTTFTLSGIGDTQTVTIGIGADANGLPNGLAESSVSFADTTAGVTLATRTVKLDVGRFSYASSDTPLPIEDNQTFESVLVVADAYCIGDVDLEVDINHSWIGDLTVQLESPEGTLVTLHDGAGGDADNIQTTYDDDSNPPQGPGTLADFNGESSAGNWILRISDSASADQGTLNSWTLKVAASGTNCPPSAFDQTLSTEQGTALQIALTGATGSGGNLDYIITTLPIDGSLSSKGTSINTVPYELVSNAVTYQPPNPQYSGTDTFTFSVREGATNSGDAEISITVGSAGVLLVDDDDNNPDVQSYYTNALDAMGVSYDIWNTNNSDDEPTSSELLGYKTVIWFTGAEFGGFAGPGPDGEAALGAFLDAGNCLLISSQDYLWDRGGSSSSPTPTSLMQNYLGVSAGSNDTGQTSVTPNGSLYEVLGTSDYSLDVPFSNYVDTLEPSANGEASFVSNGSNVATNQTGSNFTAVYMGFPLEAVSELQDRIDILQVVIDQCGTTQPNDCVGDFDGDLTVGISDFSLFLVAFGGSDPTFDLDDDGSVGLGDFSVFLVQFGITCSP from the coding sequence ATGCGTTTACGTCCACTCACTTTGGCGCTCACCCTCAGCACGGTTTGTGTCATCTCGGCATTCGTTATTGGCCATCCAGATGATCCAAAGGCAAAAGACAAACAGCTGAGATACGAAGGCCCTGGCTATGTCCAAGGTGATGATATTGCTCGGTTAGGTCAGTTTGACTCTGAAAAAGTAACACTCCAGAGTTGGATCTCACTGACAGATATTCAAAATGCTGGCTTTGGAACCCACGGTGCCGCAAATGATTGCTGGGGTTACGTGGATGGCGAAGGCAGAGAGTACGCGATTATTGGCTTACAAAACGGCACACTCTTCGCTGAAGTCACTGATCCGAACAACCCAGTCATGATTGAGATGATTTCTAGTTGTTCCAGCAGCTGGCGCGACATCAAGACGTATCAAGACCATGCCTATATGGTTAGTGAGTGCGGCAATGGCATTCAAATCGCGGACCTCTCAGACATTGGCAACGGTAATGTTACGCTCGTCGATACCGTGCTCGAAGGCGGCACTGAAGCGACTCATAACGTGGCACTTTGTGTCGAAACGGGTTTTCTTTATCGCTGCGGCGGCTCCAGCAATGGCCTGCGAATCTATAGTCTTGCAGACCCATCTTCGCCAGTCTTTGTTGCCGAGTGGAATGACAAATACGTTCATGATGCTCAGATTTTTGTGATGGAATCTGGTCCTTATGCAGGCCGAGAGATTGCCGTTTGCTCTGCAGGTTTCAATGGTGGTTTTTCTTCAACCGGTATTTCGATGGTTGATGTTACCGACAAGAGCAACATCGTCGTACTGACCCACTATGAATACAGTTCTCCGGGTTACTCCCATCAAGGATGGTGCTCACCAGACAAGCAGTACTATTACCACGGTGATGAGTTAGACGAACAAAACAATAACCATGCAACGAAGACTAGAATCGTTGACATGAGTGATTTGACCAATCTCTCTGAGGTGGGCTCGATTCAATCAACGAACAGTGCTATTGATCACAATCTCTACTGCGATGACACCTTTATCTATCAAGCCAATTATCGCAGTGGCCTTCGCATCTTCGATGCATCTGACCCTCTGAATCCAACCGAGGTGGCATACTTCGATACGTATCCAGATGACGACAGTGCTAATTTCAACGGCATGTGGAGCAACCACCCGTTCCTTCCCAGCGGCAATGTCATTTGCAGTGATATTGAACGAGGGCTATTCATACTAAAACCTGAGCTGGGTATCAGTGTGACACCAAACACAAATGTGCTTCATCTCGGCCAGTCCGGTGACACCGTCTTTACAAATGATCCAACGACCTACACGCTATCTAATGCCACAAGTGACGCGTTGGCTTACGAAGTACGACTCGACCAAACCAACAACATGATGACCATTAATGGTTCGACAAGGCCATTGTCTGGGACGCTGAGTGCTGGTGGTTCTCTCGACCTGCAAGCGGCGCTATCACGCAGTGCTGCCTCGCTCGGCAATGGGACACACACCGCGACCGTCGTGTTTGAAGATATCACCTCAAATCTCATTCAAACACGTCAGCATGTTCTCGAAATTGGAACAACTGGCTTTGATACAGCACCAGGAACAGATCTTGTCGTCGGCGGCCCAATAGGCGGACCGTTTACAACCACGCTGGACTACGTGCTTACGAGCACACGGCCCACACCAGTCAACGTAAGCGTTCAGGCCGACGATTCATGGGTCACCATGAACGGTTCCTCTTCCCCCACCACTTTTACACTTTCTGGCATCGGTGATACCCAAACCGTCACTATTGGTATTGGGGCAGACGCCAATGGCTTACCAAACGGTCTGGCCGAGTCGAGTGTCTCCTTCGCCGACACGACGGCTGGCGTAACGCTGGCGACACGTACTGTGAAACTTGATGTTGGACGATTCAGTTATGCCTCAAGTGACACACCGCTCCCGATTGAAGACAATCAGACGTTTGAGAGCGTGCTGGTTGTTGCAGATGCTTACTGTATCGGTGACGTAGACTTGGAAGTTGATATCAACCACTCATGGATAGGTGATCTCACCGTACAACTTGAAAGTCCTGAAGGAACGCTGGTGACGCTTCACGATGGGGCTGGTGGTGATGCTGACAATATTCAAACCACATACGATGACGATTCGAATCCGCCTCAAGGACCCGGCACGCTGGCTGACTTCAATGGCGAATCATCTGCTGGCAACTGGATATTGCGAATCAGCGATTCGGCGTCTGCAGATCAAGGAACACTCAATAGCTGGACACTTAAGGTGGCGGCGTCTGGTACGAATTGTCCACCCTCTGCATTCGACCAAACCCTCTCCACTGAGCAAGGAACTGCACTACAGATCGCACTGACTGGCGCTACTGGTTCTGGCGGCAACTTAGACTACATCATTACAACACTGCCTATCGATGGCAGCCTGTCGAGCAAAGGCACCTCGATTAACACCGTCCCATATGAACTTGTTTCAAATGCGGTGACATACCAACCACCAAACCCACAATATTCAGGCACCGATACGTTCACCTTCAGCGTAAGAGAAGGAGCCACGAACTCTGGTGATGCAGAAATATCTATCACAGTTGGATCAGCTGGCGTCTTATTAGTGGATGATGATGACAATAATCCAGATGTCCAGAGTTACTACACCAATGCGCTGGATGCGATGGGTGTCTCATATGACATCTGGAATACAAACAATTCAGATGATGAGCCAACCAGTTCTGAATTGCTTGGCTACAAAACTGTCATTTGGTTTACAGGCGCAGAGTTCGGTGGTTTCGCGGGGCCTGGACCTGATGGTGAAGCTGCTTTAGGAGCATTCCTGGACGCGGGTAACTGCTTATTGATCTCAAGTCAGGATTATCTTTGGGATCGTGGTGGTTCAAGTTCTAGTCCAACCCCCACAAGTTTGATGCAAAACTACCTCGGCGTGTCCGCTGGCAGTAACGATACGGGTCAAACTTCAGTGACGCCCAATGGCTCACTCTATGAGGTTCTGGGAACGAGTGACTATTCGCTCGATGTACCTTTTAGCAACTATGTCGACACACTTGAGCCTAGTGCCAATGGAGAGGCTTCCTTTGTAAGCAATGGCTCCAATGTGGCAACCAATCAAACTGGTAGTAATTTTACTGCTGTGTATATGGGATTTCCTCTTGAAGCAGTCTCTGAGCTACAAGATCGAATTGATATTCTTCAAGTCGTCATTGATCAATGTGGAACAACACAACCCAATGATTGTGTTGGCGACTTTGATGGAGATCTGACGGTTGGTATATCCGACTTCTCTTTGTTCCTCGTTGCTTTCGGAGGCTCCGATCCAACTTTCGACTTGGACGATGACGGAAGCGTTGGTCTCGGTGACTTCTCAGTCTTCTTAGTCCAATTTGGAATAACCTGCAGCCCATAA
- a CDS encoding TlpA disulfide reductase family protein, producing the protein MKKLRPLQMTLMLLSLFLSVFFIEPCHGQVPPRGILGRPSPPLNVDSWVMLPPGHTVPELKEMRGKVVYLYCFQSWCPGCHSQGFPTLQNLIEQFNGIDDVVFLAVQTAFEGHGTNTPAAAISTAKRYSLDIPIGHDGSVGKRSSVMQTYRTGGTPWTIIIGKDGVVRYNDFHVTPKRGAEIIKQLQSQPIPEQVSVKVLEPVQTLPLSRGGQDVIGKPMIPLAFDGIIETTTAPKRIPDKTKTQPITVYRWWTNTCPHCEASLPAFEQLRQKYESKGVRFVAVYHPKPPREITVTEAATMAREMGFEGPVALDQDWSLLRQAYLDRGNRVATSVTFVVDGQGRIRFLHPGPVFFASDEPQHIRENDDYQRLDQSIKTLLSERPDGHSQPQPGSNQPDS; encoded by the coding sequence ATGAAAAAATTACGGCCCCTCCAGATGACTTTAATGTTGCTTAGCCTCTTTTTGAGTGTCTTTTTTATAGAACCATGTCACGGTCAAGTGCCGCCACGGGGTATTCTTGGTCGTCCATCACCACCTCTCAATGTCGATTCTTGGGTCATGCTCCCTCCCGGGCACACCGTTCCAGAACTCAAAGAAATGAGAGGTAAGGTTGTTTACCTCTACTGTTTTCAATCGTGGTGCCCAGGCTGTCATTCTCAGGGCTTCCCAACACTTCAGAATCTTATAGAGCAGTTCAACGGCATTGATGACGTTGTGTTCTTGGCGGTGCAAACAGCCTTTGAAGGCCACGGTACAAACACGCCAGCGGCAGCGATCTCGACAGCAAAGCGATATTCCTTGGACATTCCAATTGGTCATGATGGTTCAGTAGGCAAACGCAGTAGTGTGATGCAGACATATCGCACCGGTGGCACGCCATGGACAATTATCATTGGTAAAGATGGTGTTGTGCGCTACAACGATTTTCATGTCACACCAAAGCGGGGCGCTGAGATTATTAAACAACTTCAATCTCAACCTATACCAGAACAAGTGTCAGTCAAAGTGCTTGAGCCCGTTCAGACATTGCCTTTAAGTAGGGGCGGGCAAGATGTGATTGGAAAACCGATGATTCCACTTGCATTCGATGGGATTATTGAAACAACGACAGCTCCGAAACGGATACCAGATAAAACAAAGACGCAACCGATTACGGTCTATCGGTGGTGGACAAATACCTGTCCTCATTGTGAAGCCTCGCTACCGGCATTTGAACAGCTTCGACAAAAGTATGAATCCAAGGGTGTTCGATTTGTGGCGGTCTATCATCCCAAGCCTCCAAGAGAGATCACAGTGACAGAGGCCGCTACGATGGCCCGAGAAATGGGATTTGAGGGTCCAGTTGCACTGGATCAAGACTGGTCATTGTTGCGGCAGGCGTACTTAGATCGTGGCAACCGAGTTGCTACCAGTGTCACGTTTGTGGTCGACGGGCAGGGGCGCATTCGATTCTTGCACCCCGGACCAGTCTTTTTTGCTTCTGATGAGCCTCAGCATATCCGTGAGAATGACGACTATCAGCGTCTCGATCAGTCAATAAAGACACTGCTGAGCGAGCGACCGGATGGCCATTCTCAGCCCCAGCCGGGATCGAATCAGCCAGATTCCTAA
- a CDS encoding PadR family transcriptional regulator, producing MSDTSPPPDASTRQLARQTADLLVLCVLSDGPQYGYSIMKLVGARSDGAVRLTPGTLYPLLHELERGKLVLASWETVRADADRVGRKRKWYRLSAKGRRKLEQRAAAHRAFLRMLDAFLPSSGGQKETA from the coding sequence ATGTCTGATACCTCGCCACCACCTGATGCTTCAACCCGGCAGCTGGCTCGCCAGACCGCTGATTTGCTCGTCCTCTGCGTGCTCTCCGATGGCCCGCAATACGGATACAGCATCATGAAACTCGTAGGTGCTCGTAGTGATGGTGCGGTGAGATTGACACCAGGCACGCTCTATCCACTGCTACATGAACTGGAGCGGGGCAAGCTTGTGCTAGCCAGCTGGGAGACGGTTCGCGCCGATGCAGATCGGGTTGGGCGAAAGCGCAAGTGGTATCGACTTTCGGCCAAAGGGCGACGTAAGCTGGAACAGCGTGCTGCGGCTCATCGTGCGTTTCTGCGCATGTTGGATGCATTTCTGCCATCGAGTGGTGGCCAGAAGGAGACAGCATAA